In Elusimicrobium sp. An273, a genomic segment contains:
- a CDS encoding complex I 24 kDa subunit family protein: protein MTDKFAPAAKILKDHNYDSSKLIPILQKVQDEYKYLPEDIMRFIANELDISPAKVFGVATFFAHFAITPKGKHIIKVCNGTACHVKGSSFVINTVKDKLKLKDGQDTTEDMMFTLECVSCLGACGLAPVMVMDDVVHGQITPAKAVEIIDEVIASEAKNAD, encoded by the coding sequence ATGACAGACAAGTTTGCTCCCGCCGCAAAGATTCTTAAAGACCATAATTACGACAGTTCCAAATTAATTCCCATCCTTCAAAAAGTGCAGGACGAATATAAATATCTCCCCGAAGATATCATGCGCTTTATCGCCAACGAGCTGGACATTTCCCCGGCCAAAGTATTTGGCGTAGCCACGTTTTTTGCGCACTTTGCCATTACGCCCAAAGGCAAGCATATCATTAAAGTATGCAACGGCACGGCCTGCCACGTAAAAGGTTCTTCTTTTGTAATCAATACGGTAAAAGATAAACTCAAACTCAAAGACGGGCAAGACACCACCGAGGATATGATGTTTACCTTGGAATGCGTTTCGTGCCTGGGGGCGTGCGGGCTGGCGCCTGTAATGGTAATGGATGACGTGGTGCACGGCCAGATTACCCCGGCCAAAGCCGTAGAAATTATTGATGAAGTGATCGCCTCGGAGGCCAAAAATGCCGACTAA
- a CDS encoding response regulator, giving the protein MNPVSGKWLVGLMAVALASSAYAQTGKQIIKSGSRALSSNAAEMSILKTMDNWYGIGAALKKSPAAASIERAVKQQLPVKETREHAFRNSGFFDPIMATPIRELQINLIHPTTEQVQQAVNEYRSLMRDLAPVRKEVNAKLLYQSLPNDKWVSFPPQERRRLISELAALEGRVEKLRRVVFSNDAALEKVGKWIDEALKQINPYYVPAQRTSARTDSRSFNREEFFLKYPDVSKVPQGVTAPKRELPANIRVAVLNDQTDVLDMYRIWNAQKRLGEGWSVTTYKDTRDLINAIQSGNVYDLIITDLTVPGGGGYYLVDEVRSMGLNMPIIGCSMYTIDKLNAEKMFEQGFDGYIYGDDMFEEIAGSVSWVGYIKNYYYYKALHGWSR; this is encoded by the coding sequence ATGAACCCTGTATCTGGAAAATGGTTGGTTGGATTGATGGCTGTGGCGCTGGCTTCTTCGGCTTATGCGCAGACCGGCAAACAAATTATTAAGTCCGGCTCCCGCGCGCTGAGTTCCAACGCGGCAGAAATGTCTATTTTAAAAACGATGGATAACTGGTATGGCATTGGGGCGGCGTTGAAAAAATCGCCGGCGGCCGCTTCTATAGAACGGGCGGTAAAACAGCAGCTCCCTGTCAAAGAAACGCGCGAACACGCTTTTCGCAACAGCGGTTTTTTTGATCCGATTATGGCCACTCCGATCCGCGAATTACAAATCAATTTAATTCATCCCACCACCGAGCAGGTGCAGCAGGCGGTAAATGAATACCGCAGCTTGATGCGCGATTTGGCGCCTGTGCGCAAAGAAGTAAACGCCAAATTGCTCTACCAAAGCCTTCCCAACGACAAATGGGTATCTTTCCCTCCGCAGGAACGGCGTCGGCTGATTTCGGAATTAGCCGCCTTGGAGGGCCGTGTGGAAAAACTGCGCCGGGTGGTGTTTTCCAATGATGCCGCTTTGGAAAAAGTAGGCAAATGGATAGATGAAGCCTTGAAACAAATCAACCCCTATTACGTACCTGCCCAGCGCACGAGCGCCCGGACGGATTCGCGCAGTTTTAACCGGGAAGAGTTCTTTTTGAAATATCCCGATGTTTCCAAAGTGCCGCAGGGCGTTACGGCCCCCAAAAGAGAGCTGCCGGCCAACATCCGCGTAGCGGTTTTGAATGACCAGACCGACGTGTTGGATATGTACCGCATCTGGAACGCGCAAAAACGCTTAGGGGAAGGCTGGAGCGTGACTACGTATAAAGATACGCGGGATTTGATTAATGCCATCCAGTCCGGAAACGTCTACGATTTAATCATTACGGATTTAACCGTTCCCGGCGGCGGCGGATATTATCTGGTGGACGAAGTGCGCAGCATGGGGCTGAATATGCCCATTATCGGCTGCAGCATGTACACGATTGATAAATTAAATGCCGAAAAAATGTTTGAGCAGGGCTTTGACGGATATATCTATGGCGACGATATGTTTGAAGAAATTGCCGGTTCCGTCAGCTGGGTAGGATATATCAAAAATTATTACTACTATAAAGCGCTGCACGGCTGGTCTCGCTGA
- a CDS encoding response regulator, with translation MKKLLLLFILLATLPCAAQRHLLKEAAAEGVFKKALGKTAGEDILRQARVVQGKILPGGKMPRAAVPSDLEKYIFKQVRPTPIGYLPVLFLEPSQMPIEDISLLYKRVMQSFQAFKKEMDVFLYYQSKPSERREISSAEQAMWSEKIGLMNAQLLQLKNLISQHDPAYQAAREYMVFAAETVNPMLRGILEQRTFARTDRQYTSTEFFLHTPQALKETAWTEWLPLSVRTNQAARRLPEGLRMAVLNDEPSVLAAMQREHQNRFCPTWELATYSEADDLLQAVRRGAEFDVILTDLIVPGGGGYYLVSALREKGFNGAIFGLSAYPEESRMGWNMFQRGFDGMIPAPIGFEQDRNWPRLVMKKLQNYFYYRDLNGWSR, from the coding sequence ATGAAAAAACTACTTTTACTTTTTATTCTATTAGCCACACTTCCCTGCGCGGCGCAGCGCCATTTGCTAAAAGAAGCCGCCGCAGAGGGCGTGTTCAAAAAAGCCCTGGGAAAAACTGCCGGCGAAGACATCTTGCGCCAGGCCCGCGTGGTGCAGGGGAAGATTTTGCCGGGGGGAAAAATGCCCCGGGCGGCGGTTCCTTCGGATTTGGAAAAATATATTTTTAAGCAGGTGCGGCCCACGCCTATCGGCTATTTGCCGGTGTTGTTTTTGGAACCTTCCCAAATGCCTATCGAGGACATTTCGCTATTATACAAACGGGTCATGCAGTCTTTTCAAGCGTTTAAAAAGGAAATGGATGTTTTTCTGTATTATCAGTCCAAGCCCAGCGAGCGGCGTGAAATTTCCAGCGCGGAGCAGGCGATGTGGAGTGAAAAAATCGGCCTGATGAATGCCCAGTTGCTGCAGCTTAAAAATTTAATTTCCCAGCATGACCCGGCGTATCAGGCCGCGCGGGAATATATGGTGTTTGCGGCCGAAACCGTCAACCCCATGCTGCGCGGCATTTTGGAACAGCGCACCTTTGCCCGCACCGACCGCCAGTATACTTCTACCGAATTTTTCCTGCATACACCCCAAGCACTGAAAGAAACGGCCTGGACGGAGTGGCTTCCTCTTTCCGTGCGCACCAATCAGGCGGCGCGCCGTTTGCCGGAAGGCCTTAGAATGGCCGTTTTGAATGACGAACCCAGCGTGTTGGCCGCCATGCAGCGGGAACACCAAAACAGGTTCTGCCCCACGTGGGAACTTGCCACCTACAGCGAGGCGGACGACCTGCTGCAGGCCGTGCGCCGAGGGGCGGAATTTGATGTGATTTTAACGGATTTAATCGTGCCGGGCGGCGGCGGGTATTATTTGGTTTCTGCCCTGCGTGAAAAAGGCTTTAACGGCGCCATTTTTGGGCTTTCGGCGTATCCGGAGGAGTCCCGCATGGGTTGGAATATGTTCCAGCGCGGCTTTGACGGGATGATCCCCGCGCCGATCGGTTTTGAACAAGACCGGAATTGGCCGCGGCTAGTGATGAAAAAACTTCAAAATTATTTTTATTACCGGGATCTAAACGGCTGGAGCCGGTAA
- a CDS encoding DUF1646 family protein produces MEIAAVTPWWVNVLLGIVVVNLLVWPLTSRWVESHLELFLLGVGAAAVTISGGWSTEFLYETLNYPVNVAFIVLVVSVIFNNYSRYIFRVLFAFFRKLEPRYSFALLIFFLGMTSSLVSVTVSALVLAEVLKVVNLERTATVRITVFACYAIGLGAILTPLAEPLGLIINNALAGAPHHADFFFLLRHFFWWITPAVVLLSLAAGYCARNAGTTLQMHIREDKETYASMLRRTLHIYMFVAALNLISTGLRPLAQSTITHLGGKILFLANAVSVIIDNTTLAAIEIVPSISDKDLIYMVIGLAAFGSMLVQGNLPNIVAAEKLGIKSREWASIAVPTGLVLMAGYFLSLSILL; encoded by the coding sequence ATGGAAATCGCAGCCGTAACCCCGTGGTGGGTAAATGTATTATTGGGAATTGTGGTGGTCAATTTGCTGGTGTGGCCGCTTACTTCGCGCTGGGTGGAAAGCCACCTGGAATTGTTTTTGCTGGGGGTGGGCGCCGCGGCGGTTACCATCAGCGGGGGCTGGAGCACGGAGTTTTTGTATGAAACGCTGAACTACCCGGTGAATGTGGCGTTTATTGTATTGGTGGTGAGCGTGATTTTTAATAATTATTCGCGCTACATTTTTCGGGTTTTGTTCGCTTTTTTCCGTAAGTTGGAGCCGCGCTACAGTTTTGCGCTGCTGATTTTCTTTCTGGGGATGACGTCCTCGCTGGTAAGCGTTACCGTTTCCGCCTTGGTGCTGGCGGAAGTGTTGAAAGTCGTAAACTTGGAGCGCACCGCCACGGTGCGGATTACGGTTTTTGCCTGTTATGCCATTGGCCTAGGCGCCATACTTACCCCGCTGGCCGAGCCGCTGGGGCTGATTATCAACAACGCGTTAGCCGGCGCGCCGCACCATGCGGATTTCTTCTTTTTACTGCGTCATTTCTTTTGGTGGATTACGCCGGCGGTCGTGCTGCTTTCTTTGGCGGCAGGCTATTGCGCCCGAAATGCGGGCACCACCTTGCAAATGCATATCCGCGAGGATAAAGAAACCTATGCTTCCATGCTGCGGCGCACGCTGCACATCTATATGTTTGTGGCGGCGCTGAACCTGATTAGCACCGGGCTTCGGCCGCTGGCCCAAAGCACCATTACCCACCTGGGCGGAAAAATTTTATTTTTGGCCAATGCCGTCTCGGTCATTATCGATAACACCACCTTGGCCGCTATTGAAATCGTGCCGTCTATTTCCGATAAAGACTTAATCTATATGGTCATCGGGCTGGCGGCGTTTGGCAGTATGCTCGTGCAGGGCAACCTGCCCAACATTGTGGCGGCCGAAAAACTGGGCATTAAAAGCCGAGAATGGGCCTCCATTGCGGTTCCTACCGGGCTGGTGTTGATGGCCGGCTATTTCCTGTCCCTTTCTATTCTGCTCTAG
- a CDS encoding manganese efflux pump MntP family protein, with amino-acid sequence MGIIAVTIIFLCICVDNMVSSNMSAMKMTPEKKSVFSIKMALFFAGFNALFFGIGYLLSILFFHDWVHFANNWIAFAFILLLGIKFMLESIEKSPSFSNIDVDDNKKMVKVSSVIGLNSLLVGYAVETMDKSFFPQVLILIIITFALTLLGFHLGSRTSKVVTSKKIELIAGLVLIVMAVSQIIV; translated from the coding sequence ATGGGCATCATCGCCGTAACGATTATTTTTTTGTGCATCTGCGTGGACAATATGGTTTCTTCCAATATGTCTGCCATGAAAATGACGCCGGAAAAAAAGAGCGTATTTTCCATTAAAATGGCTTTATTCTTTGCCGGATTTAATGCCCTGTTTTTCGGCATCGGTTATTTGCTGAGCATTCTTTTCTTCCACGATTGGGTGCACTTTGCCAACAATTGGATTGCATTTGCCTTTATTTTGCTGCTGGGGATTAAGTTTATGCTGGAGTCTATTGAAAAGTCTCCCAGTTTCAGCAATATAGATGTGGACGATAACAAAAAGATGGTAAAAGTTTCTTCCGTTATTGGGCTCAATTCGCTGTTGGTGGGCTATGCCGTGGAAACGATGGATAAATCCTTTTTCCCGCAAGTGCTTATTTTGATTATCATTACCTTTGCGCTGACGCTGTTGGGTTTCCATTTGGGAAGCCGCACCTCCAAAGTAGTAACGAGCAAAAAAATAGAACTGATTGCCGGACTGGTTTTAATTGTGATGGCGGTGAGCCAGATTATTGTGTAA
- a CDS encoding manganese efflux pump MntP family protein, producing the protein MNILSSLLVALGLSMDNWAVTIASGCSHHDAIPKSYIFKVSSLFAAAHFVMFSGGWLCGAGLGKYIGAVDHWIAFAILVFIGFRMIQESRSREEAGQDVCVLHTFKMLCALAVATSLDALLVGMGLAFTEAPFWATVLMLTVCVFVTSWTGFYVGAYLGRKFGKIMEALGGAVLMFIGLKLLLEGVGIW; encoded by the coding sequence ATGAATATACTTTCTTCCCTTTTGGTGGCGTTGGGGCTGTCTATGGATAACTGGGCGGTTACCATTGCTTCCGGCTGCTCCCACCACGATGCCATCCCCAAAAGTTATATTTTTAAAGTCAGCTCGCTGTTTGCGGCCGCCCATTTTGTGATGTTTTCCGGCGGATGGCTGTGCGGCGCCGGATTGGGCAAATACATCGGGGCGGTGGATCATTGGATTGCGTTTGCCATTTTGGTGTTTATCGGTTTTCGTATGATTCAAGAATCCCGCAGCCGCGAAGAAGCCGGGCAGGATGTATGCGTACTGCATACGTTTAAAATGCTGTGCGCGCTGGCGGTGGCCACGAGTTTGGATGCTTTGCTGGTGGGAATGGGGCTGGCGTTTACAGAGGCTCCTTTCTGGGCCACGGTGCTGATGCTGACGGTGTGCGTATTTGTTACCAGCTGGACGGGCTTTTACGTGGGGGCCTATTTGGGGCGGAAATTCGGGAAAATCATGGAAGCGTTGGGCGGCGCGGTATTAATGTTTATCGGGCTTAAATTGTTGCTTGAAGGCGTAGGCATTTGGTAG
- a CDS encoding L-serine ammonia-lyase produces MESLKELYKIGMGPSSSHTMGPRKAADAFNRAYPNAVSFKTVLYGSLAATGKGHLTDFTIKEAFYPKPVDIEWDYTTLMPKHPNALRFQALDKAGHVMGEKVVYSVGGGTIRDDETIGQQVNNIYPHHSMAEILEYTSQKRMLLWEYVEECEGADIWNYLQTVWQTMQATMKRGLEKRGVLPGSLNLERKARRYLYKAENSPQYLRRMNNLFAYALACAEENASGGVVVTAPTCGSCGVVPAVCRLVQEICEFEDNTIIRALATASLFGNMAKANASISGAEVGCQGEVGVACAMAAAATCQLEGGDNRRIAYAAEMGLEHHLGLTCDPVDGLVQIPCIERNALAASRALDCATYALMSDGDNRVSYDDVLATMMQTGLDMNKDYRETARGGLARFFKEKVLRIKGDNK; encoded by the coding sequence ATGGAATCATTAAAAGAATTATACAAGATAGGCATGGGGCCTTCCAGCAGCCACACCATGGGCCCGCGCAAAGCGGCCGATGCTTTCAACCGCGCTTACCCCAACGCCGTTAGTTTTAAAACCGTCCTATACGGCTCCTTGGCCGCCACCGGCAAAGGGCACTTGACCGATTTTACCATCAAAGAAGCTTTTTATCCCAAACCGGTGGACATTGAATGGGATTACACCACCCTCATGCCCAAACACCCCAACGCGCTTCGTTTCCAGGCGCTTGATAAAGCCGGCCATGTAATGGGCGAAAAAGTGGTCTACAGCGTGGGCGGCGGTACTATCCGCGACGACGAGACCATCGGCCAGCAAGTCAACAACATCTACCCGCACCACTCCATGGCGGAAATTTTGGAGTACACCTCCCAAAAGCGCATGCTGCTGTGGGAATATGTGGAAGAATGCGAAGGCGCCGACATTTGGAATTACCTGCAAACCGTATGGCAAACCATGCAGGCCACCATGAAACGCGGCTTGGAAAAACGCGGCGTGCTGCCGGGATCGCTTAATCTGGAGCGCAAGGCCAGACGCTACTTGTATAAGGCCGAAAACTCCCCCCAATACTTGCGCCGCATGAACAATCTGTTTGCCTATGCCCTGGCCTGTGCGGAAGAAAACGCCTCCGGCGGTGTTGTCGTCACCGCGCCAACCTGCGGCTCTTGCGGGGTGGTGCCCGCCGTTTGCCGCTTGGTGCAGGAAATTTGCGAATTTGAAGACAATACCATTATCCGCGCCTTGGCTACCGCCAGCTTGTTTGGCAATATGGCTAAGGCCAACGCCTCCATTTCCGGGGCGGAAGTGGGCTGCCAAGGCGAAGTAGGCGTGGCATGCGCCATGGCCGCGGCCGCCACCTGCCAGCTGGAAGGCGGCGATAACCGCCGCATTGCCTACGCGGCGGAAATGGGGCTGGAACATCACCTGGGCCTCACGTGCGACCCGGTGGACGGACTAGTGCAAATTCCCTGTATTGAACGCAACGCTCTGGCGGCTTCGCGCGCGCTGGACTGCGCGACCTACGCCCTCATGTCCGACGGAGACAACCGCGTTTCCTACGACGATGTACTAGCCACCATGATGCAAACCGGACTGGATATGAACAAAGATTACCGCGAAACGGCCCGCGGCGGGCTGGCGCGGTTTTTTAAAGAAAAAGTACTACGCATTAAGGGAGATAACAAATGA
- a CDS encoding nitroreductase family protein has protein sequence MEAILKRRSIRQFTNQPIAQDDLNTLLRAAMMAPTARNCQEWEFVVVRNKETFKKMMHVHPYAKMLEQADCAIIVCGNTQREHAPGYWMADCGAATQNILLAATSLGIGSVWLGVYPNEERMKGLSQLLGLPDYVKPLNIIALGYPAEKKEEVDRFDPAKIHTEKW, from the coding sequence ATGGAAGCTATTTTAAAAAGAAGAAGCATCCGGCAGTTTACCAACCAGCCGATTGCGCAAGACGATTTAAACACCCTGCTGCGCGCCGCCATGATGGCGCCGACGGCCCGCAACTGCCAAGAATGGGAATTTGTCGTGGTGCGCAATAAAGAAACATTCAAAAAAATGATGCATGTGCACCCTTATGCCAAAATGTTGGAACAGGCGGACTGTGCTATCATCGTCTGCGGCAACACCCAGCGGGAACACGCCCCGGGTTATTGGATGGCCGACTGCGGCGCCGCCACCCAAAACATCTTGCTGGCCGCTACTTCCTTAGGCATCGGAAGCGTATGGTTGGGCGTATATCCCAATGAGGAGCGGATGAAAGGCCTTTCGCAGCTGCTGGGCCTGCCGGACTATGTAAAACCCTTAAATATCATTGCGCTGGGATACCCGGCCGAGAAGAAGGAAGAAGTAGACCGCTTTGATCCGGCTAAAATCCACACGGAAAAATGGTAA
- a CDS encoding M15 family metallopeptidase → MTRKYIFLFSFCSLLTLAADLFAQPATPKQDPQAVLQSVCQSLIQQVDSEEFQKAYLPLEEKRDLLILVDKEHALPSYYKPDDLVRMPRGFLRQEAAVWFAEMEQDARKEGIYLFPVSTYRPYVYQWHLKRRTRNPDQVADPGHSQHQLGTAIDFNTTRLNDPYYRPALEWLKQYAGKYGFSLSFPKGQEEETGYPFEPWHYRYITKEGVALQNKFFGGSQHKMLVFLNMCLWNKPDSKTAIKND, encoded by the coding sequence ATGACCAGAAAATATATCTTTTTGTTTTCCTTCTGCTCTTTGTTGACGCTCGCGGCCGACCTCTTTGCCCAACCGGCAACACCCAAGCAAGATCCGCAAGCCGTGTTGCAGTCTGTTTGCCAGTCCTTAATCCAGCAGGTTGACTCCGAAGAGTTCCAAAAAGCTTATTTGCCCCTGGAAGAAAAGCGGGATTTGCTCATTTTGGTAGACAAAGAGCACGCCCTGCCGTCCTATTATAAACCGGACGATTTGGTCAGAATGCCCAGAGGATTCCTGCGCCAAGAAGCCGCTGTTTGGTTTGCAGAAATGGAGCAGGATGCCCGCAAAGAGGGCATTTATTTATTTCCTGTATCTACCTACCGCCCTTACGTCTATCAGTGGCATTTAAAGAGACGCACGCGCAATCCGGATCAAGTAGCAGATCCGGGGCATTCCCAACACCAATTGGGAACCGCTATTGATTTTAATACGACAAGGCTCAACGACCCATACTACCGCCCCGCCCTAGAATGGCTCAAACAATACGCCGGGAAATACGGGTTTAGTTTGTCCTTTCCCAAAGGGCAGGAAGAAGAAACGGGATACCCCTTTGAACCGTGGCATTACCGCTATATTACCAAGGAAGGCGTAGCTCTGCAAAATAAATTTTTTGGCGGGAGCCAACATAAGATGTTGGTCTTCTTAAATATGTGTCTGTGGAATAAACCCGATTCCAAAACCGCTATAAAAAACGATTGA